The genomic stretch GGGCGGCCTATAATGAAGGCCTGATCAACCAGGGGAACGTAACAATATGGATAGATGAAGCCGTCCTTGCCAGAATACCCGATGCCATACCCACACGTGGTCGCCCGTGTCTATACGGCGATACGCTGATTCAGGCATTACTTGGCGTGAAGACCGTCTATCGACTGACCTTGCGCGCCCTGCAAGGTTTCACCCAAAGTCTGCGCGATTTGGCCTTCCCGAGCTTGCCGGTGCCGAATTACACCACGCTCTGTCGCCGGGAAAAAACGCTTGATGTCGAACTGCCGATCCTTCGTGACAATGAACCGATCCATCTGGTTGTCGACAGCACCGGTCTGAAGGTCTATGGAGAAGGTGAATGGAAGGTGCGCCAGCACGGCTACTCGAAGCGGCGCACGTGGCGTAAAGTCCATCTCGCGCTCAACGCGAATACAGGTCAAGTGCATGCCGCGCTAATGACGAATCAGAATGTGGCTGACGGTGACGCTCTGGCCAAGTTGCTCGACCAGATTCCACGCGAAGAACAAATCGATGTCATCCGCGGTGACGGTGCCTACGACACCAAGCCATGCCATGCGGCCATTGCTGCACGCAGTGCTATTCCTTCGATTCCGCCACGCGAGGGTGCCGCTCATTGGCCAGCGGATATGCCCGGTGCGGCGTGGCGTAATGGCGCGGTTGATGCAATTGCCCGTGACGGTCGTCGAGAATGGAAGCAAGACAGTGGCTACCACCGGAGATCGCTTGCCGAGAATGCGATGTATCGGTTCAAGACCCTCACCGGCCACTGTCTCTGGGCGCGTCAC from Burkholderia sp. encodes the following:
- a CDS encoding IS5 family transposase — encoded protein: MRKDIHKTGEPKARYRVRNWAAYNEGLINQGNVTIWIDEAVLARIPDAIPTRGRPCLYGDTLIQALLGVKTVYRLTLRALQGFTQSLRDLAFPSLPVPNYTTLCRREKTLDVELPILRDNEPIHLVVDSTGLKVYGEGEWKVRQHGYSKRRTWRKVHLALNANTGQVHAALMTNQNVADGDALAKLLDQIPREEQIDVIRGDGAYDTKPCHAAIAARSAIPSIPPREGAAHWPADMPGAAWRNGAVDAIARDGRREWKQDSGYHRRSLAENAMYRFKTLTGHCLWARHIAAQATEVAVRVGVINRMADLARPQFVRIA